The Vibrio crassostreae genomic interval ACACGGCAATCTACGGGTAATTGGTTATTACTGCCGAGTCGCTCTATCGAGCTATTTTCGAGAAAGTGGAGCAGGTAAGTTTGTAGTGACAGCTCAAGATCGCCGATCTCATCCAAAAATAGTGTGCCACCATTCGCTCTTTCCACGTGTCCGACGTAGCGTTTGTTTGCTCCCGTGAATGAGCCTTTTTCAAAACCAAATAACTCTGAGTGGATCAGGGATTGTGGAATTGCGCCACAATTTACGGCGATGAAAGGTTTCTGGCTACGGGCTGAGGCCTCATGTATTAAACGCGCACATAGGCTTTTTCCTGTTCCTGTTTCCCCTTGAATCAGTACTGGAAAATCGTTGTTAGCGATCTTAGTTATCTTCTTTTTAAGTTGTTGGATGGTGCTGGATTGCCCCACCAATTGATATTGATGGCACGAATCAGGCTTAGGTTTGTGTTGCTTGGTGTCTACCATGCCATATGCATGCCCTAAATTTCGACAAAGCCATTCTGTATCAATAGGTAGATGGTAATAATCCCAATAGGTTTGCTTAATGAGCGATAAGTTGCGGCTTGGTGGTTGGTTGCAGATAGCGATTGCTTTCAAACTTGGAAAGTGAACCTTGAGCGTTGATATTTGTTCACATTGCTTGTCGATCGAGGATGATGTTAGACAAGACATCAAAATTGATGAGTAGCTGTCGCTTCGGGTGTTGAGTAAGTGAATGGCTTGTTCGGTCGTTTCTGCAATTTGAGCTTCCCAGTTATGGAGGCGCAATTCATCTACCCACTGATTATGGTGCAGGCATCTGGTGTTACATAGTAGAATCACAGAACGAGTTTTAGGCTCAGGTGATACTCTTTTTGATGGCATTGTGCTCACTCTTCATGTTTCGACTCCATGATGAAACCTACAGTAAGCCCCCTAAATATCCCATAAGCTTAGGAGCAAAACTCAATTAATTCGAGTACACAAATCTGATGGCGTTTGGCTGACAAGTGTCATTATCTCAAGCGGGAAAGCCAATCTGGTGCTTTACTTATTGATATTTATGCTTATTAATAAAGGTATTCACGAATATCGTGTTTTTACTGTTTTGTTTATTGATGATGACACAGTAAACTCCGCGCTAATCACTAACGATAAAGAGCTGATATTGATGATAATTAACGTAGCAAAAAAATTCATTTTGGCAGCTTCTGCGCTGGTGCTAGGCGGTTGTGTTAGCTATAGCGTTACTGAACAAGAAATGACGAACTACCTGCAAGATTCGGTGATGTTAGAGCAAGAAGTCGGTGTGCAAAACGTTATGTATGCGCAAGTGGCTGTCGATGACTTAGCGGTGAAAATTGGCCGAGCTGATGCCGAGCGCGTTTCTGTTCTGGCGAATACCAATGCACAAGTTCAGGTGTTTAACGTGCCGAACATGAGGTTGGATCTTGATATCGAGTTCAGTGCGATTCCTGAATATGACAAAGAGAGTGGCGAGATTTATTTGAAATCACTGCGTTTAGAGCGCTTTGAAGAAAAAGACAAACAGCTTTCTCCTGAGATCGCCAAACTACTTAAGCCTGCCGTTTCTATGATTGGTTTTGCCTTATCTCAGTCGCCAGTTTACAAACTCGACAGCAATAAGGTTCAAGAGTCATTGATTAAGTCTTCGGAACCTAATCTTGTGATTAAAGACAACAAGCTGGTCATCGAGTTATTCGATTAACCTTTCACGTTTAGCTTAGACTAAGATTTAAAACACAATGGCTGCCGATTCGGTGGCCATTTTTGTTTGTGTTGAACAAGCAAGACTTCTGTTTTTGGGCTGTTTATTAAGCTTGTTTTCTCTGGCTCATTTATTGAATTAGCTGCGTATCTCACCTTTACTTTACTCTTGTGAGCAAGTCATCGCTTCAGTCATCAAATCATAAGAAAGAAAAGGTGAACGAACTATGAATAATCCAGTAATAGCGGATAACAAGCCCGTTAAGGTCGAGCTAACCGAAGGTGAGGAGTATTACTTCTGTACCTGTGGTAAATCGAAAAACCAACCGTTTTGTGACGGTTCCCATGCAGGAACGGGCTTCAAACCAAAGAGTTTCGTGGCCGAGGAAACCGGCGACGCTTACCTGTGCCGCTGTAAGTATTCGAACAACCTTCCTTTTTGTGATGGGACCCATAGACAGTTTACGTCTGAGCAACTTGGTCAAGAAGGCCTTGATGTTCATATCCAAGCGGCAACGCCCGATCTCTCACCTGCGGCTTCTGCAACCAAAGAAGAGCCCACGGTTGAGTTCATTCATCAATTGGCACGAGATGGCTTATCCAAAGTGGGTCACCATGGGCCAATGACCTCAATGGGCGTCCCAAGATATCAATTACCTCACTGGGATGATATTCAAGTGATGGTCGCGCAAATGGCCACCAAGCCTTTGCTAGAAAATGTGCCGGTTGGTACTGAACTGATTATTGGTCCCAAAGCGAAGAAGCCGCTTAAATTGGACATCTCTTTGTTTGTGTCTGATATGAGTTTTGGCTCGCTATCTGAAGAAGCAAAAGTCTCCTTGGCGAAAGGTGCTGAACTTGCAGGAACAGGCATCTGTTCTGGAGAAGGCGGTATGTTACCCGAAGAGCAAGCGGCGAACTCACGTTACTTTTATGAATTAGCTAGCGCACAATTTGGTTACGACGAATCTAAGCTCAAAAATGTCCAAGCCTTCCATTTTAAAGGTGGGCAGGGTGCTAAAACCGGAACAGGCGGTCGCCTACCGGGTGCGAAGAACATTGGCAAGATAGCCGAGGTACGCGGTATTGAAGCGGGTACAGCCGCGATTTCCCCACCCACCTTTGTTGATCTAAAAACCGTCGAGGATTTCAAAAATTTCGCCGACCGAGTTCGAGAAGTGACAGGCGGGATCCCAATTGGCTTTAAGTTGAGTGCCAATCATATTGAAGAGGATATTCAGTTTGCGCTTGATGCCAGTGCCGATTACATCATCTTGGATGGTCGAGGTGGTGGTACTGGAGCGGCGCCAGAAATGTTCCGTGACCATATTAGTGTGCCGACCATTCCAGCGCTTGCTCGTGCCCGAGCCTATCTAGACAAGCAAGGCGTAAGTGACAGAGTCACCTTAATCATTACTGGTGGGCTTCGTGTTCCGATGGACTTCGTAAAAGCGATGGCGCTTGGCGCTGATGGAGTCGCTATCTCGAACAGTGCCATGCAGTCGATAGGTTGTGTTGCTGCTCGAATGTGCAACACCAATAATTGCCCGGCGGGCATCGCGACTCAAAAAGCCGATTTACGCCAACGGTTAAATGTCGAGAAGGCATCGAACCAATTGAAGAACTTCTTCGAAGCCTCGACTGAATTGATGCAAGTGATGGCGAGAGCGTGTGGTCATGATCATTTGAATCAGTTTAATCCTCACGATTTGGCAACGTGGAATCGCGAAATGGCCGAGCTATCTGGAGTCGCTTACTCTGGTGTCAGTTTAAGTAAATAGTATTTCGATAAAGCACACTCACTGTATTTTGGGTGTGCTTATTTTTATCTGTGCAATGCCAGTCTATGTTTAACCTTTCGTAATTAACTGCTTTATAAGTATTTTTAAATTATTTCCTATTTTTTGAAAATATCACTTTACCTCAAGTTAACTTGAGGTTTTATCATCATCCCCAATCTAAAAACATAAACAATCACCTTGTCATTTTTGAGCGTTGTTAGCTTGGAAGACGTCAGTCATTAGGTGATGAAAACAAATCAAGGGTTAGGTATGGAACAGCGTCAAATCACCGAATATTTTTCAAGAATTGGTTTATCCCAACCAAGCGATACCATAATCGAAAGCCTAACAGCGATCCATAAGCATCAACACCGAACGATCCCGTTCGAGAATTTTGATGTGGTTCAGGGGCTGCCTATTCAACTTTCTAAAGAGGTATTGCATGAAAAGCTGGTGGTTAATCAGCGAGGTGGTTATTGCCAAGAACTTAATGGGTTGTTGTTGAATGTGTTAACTCATATGGGCTTTGAAGCGAGAGCCTTACTGGGTCGAGTACACCTAGCGGGAGAGCCTACCGGGCGTAGCCATCGAGTGACGTTGGTGACGATTGAAGGCAAGCAGTGGTTGGTGGATGCGGGCTTTGGCACCTTTACTCCTCGCGCTCCATTGCTGATTGAAACCAATCTAGAGCAATCTAATGACTTACAAACCTTCCGCTTTATCGAAGATGAACGATATGGCTTCTTACTGCAGATAAAGCAGGGTGAAGAGTGGATGAACGTCTACAGCCTAGACATGACGTATGTGGGTGCCAACGACTTAGAGTCGAGCAACTTCTTCACTTCAAACAGCCCGAAATCCATTTTTACATCAAACTGTATTGCGGCACTGCCGATTGAAGGTGGGATTGTCACGCTGCTTAACCAGAAAATTAAAATTAGCAAAAATGGCTCAACAGAAGAGTGGTTACTTGAAGACGAGCCTACGTACCTTGCCGCATTACAAACGTACTTTGGTTTAGCGCCAAATGTGCCTTTTCAAACTTTAGAGAAATGTTTCTAACCAAATTCGAGGATCAACAATGAAAGTATTAGCAATTGGCGCAACCAACAGTAAAGCATCGATTAACCAACAATTGGCAGCGTACACCGCAAGCTTAGCCGAGGGCGCGCAAGTAGAGGTGCTCGATCTTAATGATTTCGAGATGCCCATTTACAGTGAAGATAGAGAAAAAGAGTCTGGCGTTCATCAACACGCGCTGCGCTTTTTTAGCAAGATTGGCGAAGCTGATGCTGTGGTCATCTCTTTTGCAGAGTACAACGGTTCATACACCGCAGCCTTTAAGAATGTGTTTGATTGGACATCACGAATCGACATGAAAGTGTATCAAGGCAAACCTGTTGTGATGCTCTCCACATCACCAGGCCCAGGCGGTGCAAGCTCTGTGTTGTCGTCTGCGGTAAATTCCGCACCTTACTTTGATGCAGATGTGAAGGGGTCGATGTCGGTGCCAAGTTTCTACGACAACTTTAATGTAGAAACGGGTGAGATCATCAATGCCGAAATGGCCGAGAGCCTGAAATCGATCATGAGTCAGATCTAACTGCTTCAGTGAGTGAGAGAATTACTACATCGGCGCACAGATAAATAGATAAATAAATAGTTAGGTACATAAATGGCCATCAAGCGATGGCCATTTAATTGCGTCATTGTCTATTGTGATAACTCTGCTGCGGTGTCAACGAAGATACCTTGAATGTCTTTCGCTTCACGTTCGGTTTGACCACCGTGTTTTAGAAACGCACCGATAATTGCTGCGGTTTTCTGCTCTTTTGCGCGCTCTAAGAAGTAACGCAATTCTAGCTCGGCACCCGCTTGCTCATCTTTGATTGAGGCTGCGATGATCTCTTTGTACATCACGATATCACGTACTTCTAATTGACTGATCACACCGAGTGTCGCTGCTAAGAAAGCCTCTAGCTCTGCCTTCGGTACGAACTGCGTAATGATGTTACGGTCTTCTGCTTGCTGAGCCGTAAAGTCGTTACCAAGCAGTAAAGCTTGTAGCGCTTTGTTTTTGCCCATGCGTCTTGCAAATTGCACTGCGCCTTGGCCACCGGTTGGGATGTTTACATGAATTTCAGGTTGTGCGAACGCAGAGTTTTCAGTGCCATAAGCAAGGTCACACGCCATCACAAATTCATTACCGCCCCCACGAGCGACACCATCAACAACAGCGATCGAGACTTGTTTCATCGCTTTGATGTTTTCAATCATGTGGTTGAATTCGATTGAGCCAGCCTGTCCACCTTGAGTGCCGTTGATCACATTAAGATCTAAATGAGCTAGGAAGAACTCAGCATGCAGTGATTTGAATACCACCACTTTAGTATCACGGTCATCTTTTAGAGATAGTACAAACTCATTGATTTCATTAATCAAATCGAAAGTTAATACGTTCACTGGTGGATTGTTGATTGATACAGTAGCAATGCCATTTTGATTAGTAATAGATAGTAGTGTCATCTTTGTTTCCTCTAATTATTTGGGACTGAATGTTGTCTCCGTTATGTGCAGCTACTATAGATTTGTAATAAGATGAGAAAAATAGTCATATTGGCACTTAATTGGTGCTTTAAATGCAACAAAGGTCGTTATGGATACATCAAGTCGTTTATTATTGCTGCTAGAAGTGGTTGAGTTAGGCTCGTTCGTCAAAGTCGCAGAGCAGAGGAACGTTGACCGTTCTGTTATCTCTAAACAGATCAGTCGTCTTGAAGAAGAACTCGATGTTCGACTGTTGAACAGAACCACTCGCTCTTTGTCGCTCACGGCAGCAGGCAACGAAATGGTCAACCAAGCTCATCAATTGCGAGCCTTGCTCAATGACACACAACGCTTGGCACAGAACTACCATTCCGAGCCTAGAGGTCTGTTAAGAATTACGAGCTCTACCATGTTTGGTCGGCAATATGTTCAGCAGGCAATATCAGTGTTTCAGAAACAGTATCCGGATGTCGATTTTGAACTGAGACTCGAAGATCGCATCGTTGATATGGTCAAAGAAGGGTTTGATATTGGTTTCCGTATAGGTAAGCCTAAAAACTCTAGCTTAATCAGTCGCAAGATAGCGAGAAGCCGACTCTTGATTGTCGCGTCACCTGAGTTCATTGAAAAGCATGGGGCTATTAACACCATAGAAAAACTAGAATCATTGCCTGCCACCATTTATGCCGCACCGGGTTTACTGATTAACCAATTTTCGTATGTCGACCAACAGGGTAAGGCACAACACTTTCAACTCAATGCGACCTACAAAGTGAATGATGTTGAGATGATTCCTAAAAGCGTAGTGGCAGGAAGTACACTTGCAGTGGTGACCGCGCAAATGCTGACTGATGAAATCACCAGTGGGCAGTTAGTCCCAATCATGACTCACCTTCAACTGGATGATTTCGGTACTTTCTACGCGGTGTATCCACATCGAGATGCCCCGATTAAAACCAAGCTATTCCTCGATACATTGAAGTCGATAGTGGGAGAATATGTGCCTATTTGGGAACAGAACATTCCAGGGTTTGAGTCCATGTACGGCAATACCTTCGCTAAAATCTAAGTGAAGCTATATGGACTAAACTTAAACTTAAGATTAACTTTAGCTATACTTAAATTCATGGATTGGAATGGCTAGATAACCGAACAAAGGAATGAACGAAGATGAAAAACGTCGTGTATTTAACGATTGGTCAACTTTCGGAGCGAAGCGGTGTCGCTCCTTCAGCGCTGCGCTTTTATGAAACCAAAGGGCTGATTGCTTCGATTCGTACTAATGGCAATCAACGTCGTTATCAATCCGCGATGTTACGACGAATTGCCCTGATTCAAGTCGCGCAGTCGATTGGTTTTACGCTTGAAGAGATCACTGAAGAGCTGTCTACCTTACCAATGAACCAGACCGCGACTAAGCGTGATTGGGAGCGAGTCGCGAAGAAATGGCAAGGACAACTCGACAGCAAAATGGCACAAATCCGCTCGCTACAAGAGAACCTCACCGGCTGTATCGGCTGCGGCTGTTTGAGTATGCAGAAGTGCCACTTACTGAACCCTGAAGACATCCTGCACGACCAAGGGCAGGGCGCTCAACGCATTGTTGATTAGCCCAGAATTAAGGTTCCCTATCTGAGATAGTCGAATCCAATACACTCTATTTGATTGTCGTTTAGCCACTGCTTGAGTTCCGGGCTGGTGAGAAGCTTATACTCCTCAACACGTTTATCACTGTAGCTCGATAGAGACTTAAGCTGTTCACAAGCCACTAATGAAGGGTGGCACATCAACTCAAGCACACCGTCAGGCATCTTACTTTGGTAGCTCAGCAATAAATCTTGCAGGCCATTCAATGATACGCCTTCGTCAAAGAAACGCATGTCGAAAGCATCAGGTGTCGATACTTGCAATGAATTTTGGCCACTTAAGATGTTATCGATTCGCCTGACAGGCAGACCGATGTGATTCACTGTACGAGTAAACGCTGCTTTTAGAGGTTTAAATACGCCCCCAAAATGATGGCTGTCGATATGATTAATCTTTAAACCCGCATCGATAGCAGCTTGGTATTGTGCGTAGAGTTCAAGCATCACTTCATTTTCATTCACATCTGATTTATCGAACAGGGTCACGTTGCTAAAGAAGTTGCCGTGTTCGTCTACTAAGCTCGGAACCAGCTCAGGTGACGTCAGTGGTTTCCCTGCGGTGACCGTAAAGTGCAAGCCTACTTCCGGCACCAAACCTTGATGGTAAAGTTCAATCGCGTGTTGTGTTCCCGGTTGGTTCATCATTATGGTGGTCGATTTCACCATGCCTGCTTTGAAGCAATCGACGATGCCATGGTTCACGCTTTCAGTGAGGCCGAAATCGTCGGCGTTGAGTATCAATTTCATCATGACCACTTATTAATATATTTGGATTCAATGTTTTGAATGAGCTCAGCTGTTACTGAGCTCATTAGCTTCTATCACCGAGCTTATTAGCTGTTATCACTGAGCTCATTAGCAACTAACAAAATGCCACATTAAGCGAGTCGATGAGCAAACGCAGGCATGAAGTCTAAGTTTTCTCGGATCGTTTCTAACAAAGCCTCATCGATGTGCGAACCACTATCGACAATAGGATTAAGAATCAAAGCGCGCTTAGCTAACGCAATATCACCTGTCATCGCTGCTTTAACCGTTAGCGTTTCAAACTCTTTCATTTGTTGAATCAAGCGCAATGTATCGCTATCAAAAGGCTCTACGTTCAGTGGCAGGATCGCGCTACTGGTGATCACCGAACTTACTTCTACCGCACAGTCATCGGGTAGACCTTGAATCGCACCATTGTTACGGGTGTTGACGTGCATGATAGAACGTTTGTTATTGTGAATACTGCTCATGAGCTCACAGGCCGCTTCAGAGTAGTATGCGCCCCCTCGCTCTTCTAATAATTGAGGTTTAGTATCGAGCGTCGGGTCTTTGTAGATCTCTAGCAACTGCTGCTCAACTTTCGCGACCAAATCCGCGCGATTTGTACTGCTTTCTGAAGCTGCAAACTCTTTGTCTAAGATATCTCTTGATTGATAGTAGTAGCGTAAGTAAGCACAAGGAACGAGGTTTAATGAACGAATCAGTTCGCCGTCCCATTCAAAGGGAGGGATGTTCTTTGGCATCATTTGGTCGTTGCCAACAATAAGTTCTTCAATCAGTTCACCCAGTTTGTCTTGGCCTTCATGGAGTACTTTACGAGCCCACACCAAGTGATTTAAACCGGCTATTTGCATCGTCATGTCTTTGCGTTCGGCACCTAGCATTTTGGCAGCACCGCGCTCCATATTCACAGGCACATTACACAAACCAACGGTTTTGATGGTCGAGTGTTTAATCAACGCTTCCGTTACCATGCCTGATGGGTTGGTGAAGTTGAGTAACCAAGCCTCTGGGCAGAGTGTTTCCATCTCTTTCGCGATTTCGAGTGCAATCGGTATGGTGCGACAAGCGTTGGAGAAGCCACCCAAGCCATTCGTCTCTTGGCCAATCATGCGATACTTTAAGGCGATTCGTTCGTCGCGTAGCCTTGCTTCCATTCTGCCTGCACGAAATTGTGAGCAGACGAAATCAGCGTCTTTAAGGGCAGCTTTTCGATCAGTGGTGAGGTGAACATGAATCTCACAACCTGCTTTCTTTATCATTCGCTCTGTGAGCCCTGCGATTATCTCTGCTTTCTCCATGCCTTCTTTGATATCGACCAACCACAGATCAGAGATAGGTAATTCGTGATGACGTTTGAGCAGG includes:
- a CDS encoding sigma-54 interaction domain-containing protein, producing MPSKRVSPEPKTRSVILLCNTRCLHHNQWVDELRLHNWEAQIAETTEQAIHLLNTRSDSYSSILMSCLTSSSIDKQCEQISTLKVHFPSLKAIAICNQPPSRNLSLIKQTYWDYYHLPIDTEWLCRNLGHAYGMVDTKQHKPKPDSCHQYQLVGQSSTIQQLKKKITKIANNDFPVLIQGETGTGKSLCARLIHEASARSQKPFIAVNCGAIPQSLIHSELFGFEKGSFTGANKRYVGHVERANGGTLFLDEIGDLELSLQTYLLHFLENSSIERLGSNNQLPVDCRVIFATNVNIEQAVAAGKFRKDLFHRINVLPLDLVPLNDHKEDIEDLIRFELKHNYASKTKLPSDTLEQMKQYHWPGNVRELFNCIKRAIVLSNSNALSTRHMGIQLKDASPDTESDTRLSSKNVRRVIQQHHYNISQSAKALSISRTTLYKLIKKHQIVI
- a CDS encoding DUF1439 domain-containing protein, with translation MIINVAKKFILAASALVLGGCVSYSVTEQEMTNYLQDSVMLEQEVGVQNVMYAQVAVDDLAVKIGRADAERVSVLANTNAQVQVFNVPNMRLDLDIEFSAIPEYDKESGEIYLKSLRLERFEEKDKQLSPEIAKLLKPAVSMIGFALSQSPVYKLDSNKVQESLIKSSEPNLVIKDNKLVIELFD
- a CDS encoding glutamate synthase-related protein is translated as MNNPVIADNKPVKVELTEGEEYYFCTCGKSKNQPFCDGSHAGTGFKPKSFVAEETGDAYLCRCKYSNNLPFCDGTHRQFTSEQLGQEGLDVHIQAATPDLSPAASATKEEPTVEFIHQLARDGLSKVGHHGPMTSMGVPRYQLPHWDDIQVMVAQMATKPLLENVPVGTELIIGPKAKKPLKLDISLFVSDMSFGSLSEEAKVSLAKGAELAGTGICSGEGGMLPEEQAANSRYFYELASAQFGYDESKLKNVQAFHFKGGQGAKTGTGGRLPGAKNIGKIAEVRGIEAGTAAISPPTFVDLKTVEDFKNFADRVREVTGGIPIGFKLSANHIEEDIQFALDASADYIILDGRGGGTGAAPEMFRDHISVPTIPALARARAYLDKQGVSDRVTLIITGGLRVPMDFVKAMALGADGVAISNSAMQSIGCVAARMCNTNNCPAGIATQKADLRQRLNVEKASNQLKNFFEASTELMQVMARACGHDHLNQFNPHDLATWNREMAELSGVAYSGVSLSK
- a CDS encoding arylamine N-acetyltransferase family protein, whose translation is MEQRQITEYFSRIGLSQPSDTIIESLTAIHKHQHRTIPFENFDVVQGLPIQLSKEVLHEKLVVNQRGGYCQELNGLLLNVLTHMGFEARALLGRVHLAGEPTGRSHRVTLVTIEGKQWLVDAGFGTFTPRAPLLIETNLEQSNDLQTFRFIEDERYGFLLQIKQGEEWMNVYSLDMTYVGANDLESSNFFTSNSPKSIFTSNCIAALPIEGGIVTLLNQKIKISKNGSTEEWLLEDEPTYLAALQTYFGLAPNVPFQTLEKCF
- a CDS encoding NADPH-dependent FMN reductase; amino-acid sequence: MKVLAIGATNSKASINQQLAAYTASLAEGAQVEVLDLNDFEMPIYSEDREKESGVHQHALRFFSKIGEADAVVISFAEYNGSYTAAFKNVFDWTSRIDMKVYQGKPVVMLSTSPGPGGASSVLSSAVNSAPYFDADVKGSMSVPSFYDNFNVETGEIINAEMAESLKSIMSQI
- a CDS encoding enoyl-CoA hydratase/isomerase family protein — translated: MTLLSITNQNGIATVSINNPPVNVLTFDLINEINEFVLSLKDDRDTKVVVFKSLHAEFFLAHLDLNVINGTQGGQAGSIEFNHMIENIKAMKQVSIAVVDGVARGGGNEFVMACDLAYGTENSAFAQPEIHVNIPTGGQGAVQFARRMGKNKALQALLLGNDFTAQQAEDRNIITQFVPKAELEAFLAATLGVISQLEVRDIVMYKEIIAASIKDEQAGAELELRYFLERAKEQKTAAIIGAFLKHGGQTEREAKDIQGIFVDTAAELSQ
- a CDS encoding LysR family transcriptional regulator; translated protein: MDTSSRLLLLLEVVELGSFVKVAEQRNVDRSVISKQISRLEEELDVRLLNRTTRSLSLTAAGNEMVNQAHQLRALLNDTQRLAQNYHSEPRGLLRITSSTMFGRQYVQQAISVFQKQYPDVDFELRLEDRIVDMVKEGFDIGFRIGKPKNSSLISRKIARSRLLIVASPEFIEKHGAINTIEKLESLPATIYAAPGLLINQFSYVDQQGKAQHFQLNATYKVNDVEMIPKSVVAGSTLAVVTAQMLTDEITSGQLVPIMTHLQLDDFGTFYAVYPHRDAPIKTKLFLDTLKSIVGEYVPIWEQNIPGFESMYGNTFAKI
- the soxR gene encoding redox-sensitive transcriptional activator SoxR — protein: MKNVVYLTIGQLSERSGVAPSALRFYETKGLIASIRTNGNQRRYQSAMLRRIALIQVAQSIGFTLEEITEELSTLPMNQTATKRDWERVAKKWQGQLDSKMAQIRSLQENLTGCIGCGCLSMQKCHLLNPEDILHDQGQGAQRIVD
- a CDS encoding carbohydrate deacetylase; protein product: MKLILNADDFGLTESVNHGIVDCFKAGMVKSTTIMMNQPGTQHAIELYHQGLVPEVGLHFTVTAGKPLTSPELVPSLVDEHGNFFSNVTLFDKSDVNENEVMLELYAQYQAAIDAGLKINHIDSHHFGGVFKPLKAAFTRTVNHIGLPVRRIDNILSGQNSLQVSTPDAFDMRFFDEGVSLNGLQDLLLSYQSKMPDGVLELMCHPSLVACEQLKSLSSYSDKRVEEYKLLTSPELKQWLNDNQIECIGFDYLR
- a CDS encoding 6-phospho-beta-glucosidase, which encodes MKQEKKLKVVVIGGGSSYTPELVEGLLKRHHELPISDLWLVDIKEGMEKAEIIAGLTERMIKKAGCEIHVHLTTDRKAALKDADFVCSQFRAGRMEARLRDERIALKYRMIGQETNGLGGFSNACRTIPIALEIAKEMETLCPEAWLLNFTNPSGMVTEALIKHSTIKTVGLCNVPVNMERGAAKMLGAERKDMTMQIAGLNHLVWARKVLHEGQDKLGELIEELIVGNDQMMPKNIPPFEWDGELIRSLNLVPCAYLRYYYQSRDILDKEFAASESSTNRADLVAKVEQQLLEIYKDPTLDTKPQLLEERGGAYYSEAACELMSSIHNNKRSIMHVNTRNNGAIQGLPDDCAVEVSSVITSSAILPLNVEPFDSDTLRLIQQMKEFETLTVKAAMTGDIALAKRALILNPIVDSGSHIDEALLETIRENLDFMPAFAHRLA